In one window of Streptomyces sp. NBC_01224 DNA:
- the pgl gene encoding 6-phosphogluconolactonase produces the protein MSAPQLVVHRDKELMAQAAAARLITKIVDAQAARGHASVVLTGGRNGNGLLAALADAPARDAIDWSRLDLWWGDERFLPEGDPERNITQAREALLASVPLTPSRVHAMPASDGPCGNDADAAAAAYAGELAAAAGPEDHGPVPTFDVLMLGVGPDTHVASLFPELPAVRETERTVVGVHGAPKPPPIRISLTLPAIRAAREVWLLAAGEDKAEAAEIALSGAGEIQAPAAGAYGRSRTLWLLDAAAASRLPRALYPPASP, from the coding sequence GTGAGTGCCCCTCAGCTTGTCGTGCACCGCGACAAGGAGCTGATGGCCCAGGCCGCCGCGGCCCGGCTGATCACGAAGATCGTCGACGCCCAGGCCGCGCGCGGTCACGCCTCGGTGGTGCTCACCGGCGGGCGCAACGGCAACGGCCTGCTGGCCGCACTTGCCGACGCGCCCGCCAGGGACGCGATCGACTGGTCGCGGCTCGACCTGTGGTGGGGCGACGAACGCTTCCTGCCGGAGGGCGATCCGGAGCGCAATATCACGCAGGCCCGCGAGGCCCTGCTGGCCTCGGTGCCGCTGACCCCGTCCCGGGTGCACGCAATGCCCGCTTCGGACGGCCCCTGCGGCAACGACGCCGACGCGGCAGCGGCCGCGTACGCCGGTGAACTGGCCGCGGCGGCCGGTCCGGAGGACCACGGTCCGGTGCCGACGTTCGATGTGCTGATGCTGGGCGTCGGCCCGGACACGCATGTCGCGTCGCTCTTCCCGGAGCTGCCCGCGGTACGGGAGACCGAGCGCACCGTCGTCGGCGTGCACGGCGCTCCCAAGCCGCCGCCCATCCGCATCTCGCTCACGCTGCCCGCGATCCGGGCGGCGCGCGAGGTGTGGCTGCTCGCCGCGGGCGAGGACAAGGCGGAGGCCGCGGAGATCGCGCTCTCGGGTGCCGGGGAGATCCAGGCCCCGGCAGCCGGTGCGTACGGACGCAGCCGCACTCTGTGGCTGCTGGACGCGGCGGCGGCCTCGCGGCTGCCGCGCGCGCTGTATCCGCCGGCCTCTCCCTGA
- the tkt gene encoding transketolase has translation MSTKPTTTDLQWTELDQRAVDTVRVLAADAVQKVGNGHPGTAMSLAPAAYTLFQKVMRHDPADAEWTGRDRFVLSAGHSSLTLYIQLYLAGYGLELDDLKAFRTWGSKTPGHPEYGHTTGVETTTGPLGQGVANAVGMAMAARYERGLFDPEAAPGTSPFDHMVWVVAGDGCLQEGISAEASSLAGHQKLGNLVLLWDDNHISIEGDTETAVSEDTLKRYEAYGWHVQRVDQLPSGDLDPAGLYKALQAAKAETERPSFIAARSIIAWPAPNAQNTEASHGSALGDEEVAATKKVLGFDPEKSFEVSDEVISHTREALDRGREAKAEWEKALAAWRTANPERAAEFDRISAGELPTGWEDRLPVFEPGKSVATRAASGKVLQQLGEVIPELWGGSADLAGSNNTTIDKTSSFLPTGNPLPGADPYGRTIHFGIREHAMAAAMNGIALHGNTRIYGGTFLVFSDYMRNAVRLSALMHLPVTYVWTHDSIGLGEDGPTHQPVEHLASLRAIPGLNIVRPADANETSIAWREILRRYTKVFGKGAPHGLALTRQGVPTYEANEDAAKGGYVLFEAEGPEGQNAAPQVLLIGTGSEVHLAVEAREELQAAGIPTRVVSMPSVEWFEEQDQAYKDSVLPPSVKARVAVEAGIGLTWHRYVGDAGRIVSLEHFGASADAKVLFREFGFTGEHVAAAARESLAAAAR, from the coding sequence GTGAGCACCAAGCCGACCACCACAGACCTCCAGTGGACCGAATTGGACCAGCGGGCCGTGGACACTGTCCGCGTCCTTGCCGCCGACGCCGTACAGAAGGTCGGAAACGGCCACCCGGGCACGGCGATGAGCCTGGCTCCCGCCGCGTACACCCTCTTCCAGAAGGTGATGCGGCACGACCCCGCCGACGCGGAGTGGACCGGTCGCGACCGGTTCGTGCTCTCCGCGGGTCACAGCAGCCTGACCCTCTACATCCAGCTCTACCTGGCCGGCTACGGCCTGGAGCTCGATGACCTCAAGGCTTTCCGTACCTGGGGCTCGAAGACCCCCGGTCACCCGGAGTACGGCCACACCACCGGCGTCGAGACGACCACGGGCCCGCTGGGCCAGGGCGTCGCCAACGCGGTGGGCATGGCCATGGCCGCCCGCTACGAGCGCGGCCTGTTCGACCCGGAGGCGGCCCCCGGCACCTCCCCGTTCGACCACATGGTCTGGGTCGTCGCCGGCGACGGCTGCCTCCAGGAGGGCATCTCCGCGGAGGCGTCCTCGCTGGCCGGGCACCAGAAGCTCGGCAACCTGGTCCTGCTGTGGGACGACAACCACATCTCCATCGAGGGCGACACGGAGACCGCGGTCTCCGAGGACACCCTGAAGCGGTACGAGGCGTACGGCTGGCACGTCCAGCGCGTCGACCAGCTGCCCAGCGGCGACCTGGACCCGGCGGGTCTGTACAAGGCGCTGCAGGCCGCCAAGGCCGAGACCGAGCGCCCGTCGTTCATCGCGGCCCGCTCGATCATCGCCTGGCCCGCCCCGAACGCGCAGAACACCGAGGCCTCGCACGGATCTGCGCTCGGTGACGAAGAGGTCGCCGCGACGAAGAAGGTCCTCGGCTTCGACCCGGAGAAGTCCTTCGAGGTCTCCGACGAGGTCATCTCCCACACCCGTGAGGCGCTGGACCGCGGCCGCGAGGCCAAGGCCGAGTGGGAGAAGGCGCTCGCCGCCTGGCGCACCGCCAACCCGGAGCGCGCCGCCGAGTTCGACCGGATCTCCGCGGGCGAGCTGCCCACGGGCTGGGAGGACAGGCTTCCGGTCTTCGAGCCGGGCAAGAGCGTCGCCACCCGCGCCGCCTCCGGCAAGGTGCTCCAGCAGCTCGGCGAGGTCATCCCCGAGCTCTGGGGCGGCTCCGCCGACCTCGCGGGCTCGAACAACACCACGATCGACAAGACGTCGTCGTTCCTCCCGACGGGCAACCCGCTGCCCGGCGCGGACCCGTACGGCCGCACGATCCACTTCGGTATCCGCGAGCACGCCATGGCCGCGGCCATGAACGGCATCGCGCTGCACGGCAACACCCGCATCTACGGCGGCACCTTCCTGGTCTTCTCCGACTACATGCGCAACGCCGTGCGCCTGTCCGCGCTGATGCACCTGCCGGTGACCTACGTGTGGACGCACGACTCGATCGGTCTCGGCGAGGACGGCCCGACCCACCAGCCGGTGGAGCACCTGGCCTCGCTGCGCGCCATCCCGGGCCTGAACATCGTCCGCCCGGCCGACGCCAACGAGACCTCCATCGCCTGGCGCGAGATCCTGCGCCGCTACACCAAGGTGTTCGGCAAGGGAGCCCCGCACGGTCTGGCGCTGACCCGCCAGGGCGTGCCGACGTACGAGGCGAACGAGGACGCGGCCAAGGGCGGCTACGTGCTCTTCGAGGCCGAAGGGCCCGAAGGGCAGAACGCGGCGCCTCAGGTCCTTCTGATCGGTACGGGCTCCGAGGTGCACCTCGCCGTCGAGGCGCGCGAGGAGCTGCAGGCCGCCGGCATCCCGACCCGGGTGGTCTCGATGCCGTCGGTCGAGTGGTTCGAGGAGCAGGACCAGGCTTACAAGGACAGTGTTCTGCCGCCGTCCGTGAAGGCCCGGGTCGCGGTCGAGGCCGGTATCGGTCTGACCTGGCACCGGTACGTCGGAGACGCCGGCCGGATCGTCTCGCTGGAGCACTTCGGCGCCTCGGCCGACGCCAAGGTCCTCTTCCGCGAGTTCGGTTTCACGGGCGAGCACGTCGCCGCCGCCGCGCGGGAATCTCTCGCCGCCGCCGCACGCTGA
- a CDS encoding heme o synthase — protein MCVTAVESRPAGVALTPSPGGHRPFGARVKAFVALTKPRIIELLLITTVPVMFLAAQGVPDLWLVLTTTIGGYLSAGGANALNMYIDRDIDALMDRTSQRPLVTGMVSPRECLAFGIALAVISTVWFGLLVNWLSAALALGALLFYVVVYTMLLKRRTSQNIVWGGIAGCMPVLIGWSAVTDSMSWAAVILFAVIFFWTPPHYWPLSMKVKDDYARVGVPMLPVIASNRVVARQIVIYSWVMVAVSLLLTPLGYTGWFYTAVALLTGGFWLWEAHGLQNRAKAGVSGAKLKEMRLFHWSITYVSLLFVAVAVDPFLR, from the coding sequence GTGTGCGTGACGGCCGTCGAGTCCCGACCCGCAGGGGTCGCCTTGACTCCCAGCCCAGGGGGCCATCGCCCGTTCGGGGCCCGTGTCAAGGCATTCGTGGCGTTGACCAAGCCCCGGATCATCGAGCTGTTGCTGATCACCACTGTTCCGGTGATGTTCCTGGCCGCTCAGGGTGTACCCGATCTGTGGCTCGTTCTCACCACCACCATCGGGGGATATCTCTCCGCGGGCGGTGCCAATGCACTGAACATGTACATCGACCGCGACATCGACGCGTTGATGGACCGTACGTCGCAGCGTCCGCTGGTCACCGGAATGGTGAGCCCGCGTGAGTGCCTGGCCTTCGGTATCGCCCTCGCGGTGATCTCCACGGTCTGGTTCGGACTGCTCGTCAACTGGCTGTCGGCCGCGCTCGCACTCGGTGCGCTGCTGTTCTACGTCGTGGTCTACACGATGCTGCTGAAGCGCCGCACCTCGCAGAACATCGTCTGGGGTGGCATCGCGGGCTGCATGCCGGTCCTCATCGGCTGGTCCGCCGTGACCGACTCGATGTCCTGGGCCGCGGTCATCCTCTTCGCCGTCATCTTCTTCTGGACGCCGCCGCACTACTGGCCGCTGTCGATGAAGGTGAAGGACGACTACGCCCGGGTCGGCGTCCCGATGCTCCCGGTCATCGCCTCCAACCGGGTGGTGGCCCGCCAGATCGTCATCTACAGCTGGGTGATGGTGGCGGTCTCGCTGCTGCTCACCCCGCTCGGCTACACCGGCTGGTTCTACACGGCGGTGGCGCTGCTGACCGGCGGGTTCTGGCTCTGGGAGGCGCACGGTCTGCAGAACCGGGCGAAGGCCGGGGTGTCCGGGGCCAAGCTCAAGGAGATGCGGCTGTTCCACTGGTCGATCACCTATGTCTCGCTGCTCTTCGTAGCCGTGGCGGTCGACCCCTTCCTGAGGTAG
- the zwf gene encoding glucose-6-phosphate dehydrogenase — MSGVPGANPLRDPQDRRLPRIAGPSGLVIFGVTGDLSRKKLMPAVYDLANRGLLPPGFSLIGFARREWHDEDFAQEVHDAVKQHARTPFREEVWQQLIQGMRFVQGNFDDDEAFETLKATIQELDKEQGTGGNFAFYLSVPPKFFPKVVQQLKKHGLADQKEGSWRRAVIEKPFGHDLKSAQELNQIVHDVFPPNEVFRIDHYLGKETVQNILALRFANTMFEPIWNRSYVDHVQITMAEDIGIGGRAGYYDGIGAARDVIQNHLLQLLALTAMEEPGSFHPKALVAEKLKVLTAVELPEDLGKHTVRGQYAHAWQGGEEVPGYLEEDGIDPKSKTDTYAAIKLTINNRRWAGVPFYLRTGKRLGRRVTEIAVVFKRAPYLPFESGATKELGGNALVIRVQPDEGVTVRFGSKVPGTSMEVRDVTMDFAYGESFTESSPEAYERLILDVLLGDANLFPRHQEVELSWNILDPIEEYWDKHGKPAQYPAGTWGPAEADEMLARDGRSWRRP; from the coding sequence TTGTCTGGTGTTCCCGGAGCCAACCCGCTTCGTGACCCCCAGGACCGACGGCTCCCGCGCATCGCGGGACCGTCGGGCCTGGTGATCTTTGGCGTCACGGGCGATTTGTCCCGTAAAAAGCTGATGCCCGCCGTCTACGACCTGGCCAACCGCGGCCTGTTGCCGCCGGGCTTCTCCCTCATCGGTTTCGCGCGCCGCGAGTGGCACGACGAGGACTTCGCACAAGAGGTCCACGACGCCGTCAAGCAGCACGCCCGTACGCCGTTCCGCGAAGAGGTCTGGCAGCAGCTCATCCAGGGGATGCGCTTCGTCCAGGGCAACTTCGACGACGACGAGGCCTTCGAGACACTGAAGGCCACGATCCAGGAGCTCGACAAGGAACAGGGCACGGGAGGCAACTTCGCCTTCTACCTGTCCGTGCCGCCGAAGTTCTTCCCCAAGGTCGTCCAGCAGCTCAAGAAGCACGGGCTCGCCGACCAGAAGGAGGGCTCCTGGCGGCGTGCCGTCATCGAGAAGCCCTTCGGCCACGACCTGAAGAGCGCGCAGGAGCTCAACCAGATCGTGCACGACGTCTTCCCGCCCAACGAGGTCTTCCGGATCGACCACTACCTGGGTAAGGAGACGGTCCAGAACATCCTGGCGCTGCGGTTCGCCAACACGATGTTCGAGCCGATCTGGAACCGGAGTTACGTCGACCACGTCCAGATCACGATGGCCGAGGACATCGGCATCGGCGGCCGGGCCGGCTACTACGACGGCATCGGCGCCGCTCGTGACGTCATCCAGAACCACCTGCTCCAGCTGCTGGCGCTGACCGCGATGGAGGAGCCCGGCTCCTTCCACCCGAAGGCCCTGGTCGCCGAGAAGCTCAAGGTGCTCACGGCGGTGGAGCTGCCGGAGGACCTCGGCAAGCACACCGTGCGCGGTCAGTACGCACACGCCTGGCAGGGCGGCGAGGAAGTCCCCGGCTACCTCGAAGAGGACGGCATCGACCCCAAGTCGAAGACCGACACCTACGCCGCGATCAAGCTGACGATCAACAACCGCCGCTGGGCGGGCGTGCCGTTCTACCTCCGTACCGGCAAGCGGCTCGGCCGCCGGGTCACGGAGATCGCGGTCGTGTTCAAGCGCGCCCCATATCTCCCCTTCGAGTCCGGCGCCACCAAGGAGCTGGGCGGCAACGCCCTGGTCATCCGGGTCCAGCCGGACGAGGGCGTGACCGTGCGGTTCGGCTCCAAGGTGCCGGGCACCTCGATGGAGGTCCGGGACGTCACGATGGACTTCGCGTACGGCGAGTCCTTCACGGAGTCCAGCCCGGAGGCGTACGAGCGGCTCATCCTCGATGTGCTGCTCGGCGACGCCAACCTCTTCCCGCGGCACCAGGAGGTCGAACTCTCCTGGAACATCCTCGACCCGATCGAGGAGTACTGGGACAAGCACGGCAAGCCCGCGCAGTACCCGGCGGGCACCTGGGGCCCGGCCGAGGCGGACGAGATGCTTGCACGAGACGGACGGAGCTGGCGCCGGCCATGA
- a CDS encoding VOC family protein — protein MVRIGTVVMGASDVRRAAAFWKAALGYVEREPLQDDWVVLVPADGHGVGLCLGRSGTPVQEVPRVHLDLYTEEQDAEVDRLVALGAARTDWELYPDDPDFVVLADTEGNRFCVIDTTHG, from the coding sequence ATGGTGCGTATCGGAACCGTGGTGATGGGTGCGTCGGACGTACGGCGCGCGGCGGCCTTCTGGAAGGCGGCGCTCGGCTATGTGGAGCGCGAGCCCTTGCAGGACGACTGGGTGGTGCTGGTCCCGGCCGATGGACACGGTGTCGGGCTGTGCCTGGGGCGGAGCGGTACACCGGTGCAGGAGGTCCCCCGGGTCCATCTCGACCTGTACACCGAGGAGCAGGACGCCGAGGTGGACCGGCTGGTCGCACTCGGCGCGGCGCGGACCGACTGGGAACTGTACCCGGACGACCCGGATTTCGTGGTGCTCGCCGACACCGAGGGCAACAGGTTCTGCGTCATCGACACGACGCACGGCTGA
- the opcA gene encoding glucose-6-phosphate dehydrogenase assembly protein OpcA, with protein MKIDLTETTSSKINQALVSARRAIGTPAIGMVLTLVIVTDEENAYDALKSAGDASREHPSRIIAVIKRVSRSPRSRRDARLDAEVRVGSDAGTGETVVLRLHGELANHAQSVVLPLLLPDAPVVVWWPEDAPDDPAKDPLGALAQRRITDAYSAENPGAELAVRARSYTPGDTDLSWTRITPWRSMLAAALDQQQVEVVSATVEGESENPSCELLAMWLADRLKVPVERTLSDGPGLTAVRMQTKNGVIVLDRPDGSLATLSMQGQPDRAVALKRRDTAELLAEELRRLDPDNTYETTVKFGVEKLGGPAEPKPAEPAPAAAPAAAKKTAAKKAAAK; from the coding sequence ATGAAGATCGATCTCACGGAAACCACTTCCAGCAAGATCAACCAGGCGCTGGTGTCGGCCCGCCGTGCCATCGGCACCCCGGCCATCGGCATGGTGCTGACCCTGGTCATCGTCACCGACGAGGAGAACGCGTACGACGCCCTCAAGTCGGCCGGCGACGCCTCGCGTGAACACCCCTCGCGGATCATCGCGGTGATCAAGCGGGTCAGCCGCTCGCCGCGCAGCCGCCGGGACGCCCGGCTCGACGCCGAGGTGCGGGTCGGCTCCGACGCGGGAACCGGCGAGACCGTCGTCCTGCGTCTCCACGGCGAGCTGGCCAACCACGCCCAGTCGGTGGTCCTGCCGCTGTTGCTGCCGGATGCCCCGGTCGTGGTCTGGTGGCCCGAGGACGCCCCCGACGATCCGGCGAAGGACCCGCTGGGCGCACTCGCCCAGCGCCGGATCACGGATGCGTACTCGGCGGAGAACCCGGGTGCCGAACTCGCGGTGCGCGCCCGGTCGTACACCCCGGGCGATACCGATCTGTCCTGGACCCGCATCACGCCGTGGCGCTCGATGCTGGCGGCCGCGCTCGACCAGCAGCAGGTCGAAGTCGTCTCGGCGACGGTCGAGGGCGAGTCGGAGAACCCGAGCTGCGAGCTGCTCGCCATGTGGCTCGCGGACCGGCTCAAGGTTCCGGTGGAGCGCACCCTGTCCGACGGCCCCGGTCTGACGGCCGTGCGGATGCAGACCAAGAACGGCGTCATCGTCCTGGACCGGCCGGACGGTTCGCTGGCCACGCTCTCGATGCAGGGCCAGCCGGACCGTGCGGTGGCGCTCAAGCGGCGGGACACCGCCGAGCTCCTCGCCGAGGAGTTGCGGCGCCTGGACCCGGACAACACCTACGAGACGACGGTGAAGTTCGGCGTGGAGAAGCTCGGCGGACCGGCGGAGCCGAAGCCGGCCGAGCCCGCCCCCGCTGCCGCCCCTGCCGCCGCGAAGAAGACAGCGGCCAAGAAGGCGGCGGCGAAGTGA
- the tal gene encoding transaldolase — protein MTDALKRLSDEGVAIWLDDLSRKRITSGNLAELIDQQHIVGVTTNPSIFQKAISHGDGYEQQLTDLATRKVTVDEAIRMITTADVRDAADILRPVFDATDGQDGRVSIEVDPRLAHHTDATVAEAKQLAWLVDRPNTLIKIPATKAGLPAITEVIGKGISVNVTLIFSLERYREVMDAYLAGLEKAKAAGLDLSKIYSVASFFVSRVDSEIDKRLDAVGTPEAKALKGKAALANARLAYQAFEEVFSSDRWAALDKAQANKQRPLWASTGVKDPAYKDTLYVDDLVAPGTVNTMPEATLDATADHGQITGNTIAGTYEQARAELDAVAKLGISYDDVVQLLEDEGVEKFEASWIDLLNSTEAELKRLAPSEG, from the coding sequence ATGACAGACGCACTCAAGCGCCTCTCCGACGAGGGCGTGGCGATCTGGCTCGATGACCTGTCGCGCAAGCGGATCACCTCGGGCAACCTTGCCGAGCTGATCGACCAGCAGCACATCGTGGGCGTCACCACCAACCCGTCGATCTTCCAGAAGGCGATCTCGCACGGCGACGGTTACGAGCAGCAGCTCACCGACCTCGCCACCCGCAAGGTCACCGTCGACGAGGCCATCCGCATGATCACGACGGCCGATGTACGGGACGCTGCGGACATCCTGCGTCCTGTCTTCGACGCCACGGACGGCCAGGACGGCCGTGTCTCCATCGAGGTCGACCCGCGCCTGGCCCACCACACCGATGCCACCGTCGCCGAGGCCAAGCAGCTGGCCTGGCTGGTGGACCGGCCCAACACGCTCATCAAGATCCCGGCGACGAAGGCCGGTCTCCCGGCGATCACCGAGGTCATCGGCAAGGGCATCAGCGTCAATGTCACGCTGATCTTCTCGCTGGAGCGCTACCGCGAGGTCATGGACGCCTACCTGGCGGGCCTGGAGAAAGCGAAGGCCGCGGGCCTGGACCTCTCCAAGATCTACTCGGTGGCTTCGTTCTTCGTGTCCCGCGTGGACTCCGAGATCGACAAGCGGCTCGACGCGGTCGGCACCCCGGAGGCCAAGGCGCTCAAGGGCAAGGCAGCTCTCGCCAACGCCCGGCTCGCCTACCAGGCGTTCGAGGAGGTCTTCTCGTCGGACCGCTGGGCGGCCCTGGACAAGGCGCAGGCCAACAAGCAGCGTCCGCTGTGGGCCTCGACCGGTGTCAAGGACCCCGCGTACAAGGACACCCTGTACGTCGACGACCTGGTCGCCCCCGGCACGGTGAACACCATGCCCGAGGCCACCCTGGACGCCACGGCGGACCACGGGCAGATCACGGGCAACACCATCGCCGGCACCTACGAGCAGGCCCGTGCCGAGCTCGACGCCGTCGCGAAGCTCGGGATCTCCTACGACGACGTCGTCCAGCTCCTTGAGGACGAGGGCGTCGAGAAGTTCGAGGCGTCCTGGATCGACCTGCTCAACTCGACCGAGGCGGAGCTCAAGCGCCTCGCCCCTTCGGAGGGCTGA